In Tolypothrix sp. NIES-4075, the following proteins share a genomic window:
- a CDS encoding fasciclin domain-containing protein, with product MKKSNSILAKVLFSAISVGSLVALSACNNQPVAENPTVPPATETQTTLPPTTTETPATTVPSASPTPAGTTANQNLGELAQAAASQGSFTTLTKAVQAAGLTEQLTGKGPYTVFAPTDAAFAALPKGTVDKLLKPENKSKLVKLLGYHVIPGQVTSSQLTSGKVKTVEGTPVTVKVDSASNTVTVNGAKVVQADIPASNGIVHVVDKVILPPNFK from the coding sequence ATGAAAAAGAGTAACAGCATTTTAGCAAAAGTATTGTTCAGTGCAATTAGTGTAGGCAGTCTTGTTGCTCTGTCTGCCTGTAACAACCAGCCCGTTGCCGAAAATCCAACAGTTCCTCCTGCTACAGAAACTCAGACAACCCTTCCCCCCACAACAACGGAAACTCCAGCAACTACCGTTCCTTCTGCCTCACCAACACCCGCAGGCACAACTGCAAACCAAAATCTAGGAGAATTGGCACAGGCAGCAGCCAGTCAGGGTTCATTTACAACTTTAACAAAGGCAGTACAAGCCGCAGGCTTAACTGAACAATTGACTGGGAAAGGACCCTACACAGTATTTGCACCTACTGATGCTGCTTTTGCCGCATTACCAAAAGGTACTGTAGACAAACTCCTCAAGCCAGAAAATAAATCAAAATTAGTCAAGCTTTTGGGATACCATGTTATACCTGGGCAAGTTACCTCTAGCCAGCTAACATCTGGAAAAGTCAAAACAGTTGAGGGTACTCCTGTGACAGTAAAAGTTGATAGTGCCAGCAATACAGTCACAGTCAACGGTGCTAAAGTCGTTCAGGCTGACATTCCCGCAAGCAATGGCATTGTGCATGTAGTTGACAAAGTAATTCTGCCACCCAATTTTAAGTAA
- a CDS encoding aminotransferase class IV translates to MFWYNGKLIESQTLELAIDDPGLLYGATVFTTLRVYDNSLNSSLTNWVSHCDRLQFSLQTFGWQQPDWKRLRQGAEVIMAHFPILRITVFPDGREWITGRLLVPDLTYKQKNGIFCVLSIPELDRTLAIHKTGNYLSAWLAKNSAQKLNAQEAILVSKVGNWLETSSGNLWGWLDGCWWTPKEGILPGIMREQLINYLHTQQQVVREEPWTPELVKKFEAIAYSNCVVELIPIHTVIHPTGKLEYDPRHPIFQQLRELFLA, encoded by the coding sequence TTGTTTTGGTATAACGGCAAATTAATTGAGTCTCAAACTCTGGAGTTAGCAATTGACGATCCGGGGTTACTTTATGGAGCAACGGTTTTTACTACGCTGCGGGTTTATGATAATTCGCTGAATAGTAGTTTGACTAATTGGGTGTCACATTGCGATCGCCTGCAATTTAGTTTACAAACTTTTGGTTGGCAGCAACCAGACTGGAAGCGTCTGCGTCAAGGTGCTGAAGTTATCATGGCACACTTTCCGATTCTCAGAATTACTGTCTTTCCTGATGGACGAGAGTGGATAACTGGCAGATTATTAGTCCCGGATTTGACTTATAAGCAAAAAAATGGTATTTTTTGCGTCCTTTCAATACCGGAACTCGATCGCACTCTTGCGATTCACAAAACTGGAAATTACCTGAGTGCTTGGTTGGCAAAAAATAGCGCTCAAAAGTTGAATGCTCAAGAAGCGATTTTAGTTTCAAAAGTGGGAAATTGGTTAGAAACGAGTAGCGGCAATCTTTGGGGATGGCTTGATGGCTGTTGGTGGACGCCAAAAGAAGGAATTTTGCCAGGAATTATGCGTGAGCAATTAATAAATTACCTTCACACTCAGCAGCAAGTGGTGAGAGAGGAACCTTGGACACCAGAGTTAGTCAAAAAATTTGAAGCGATCGCTTACAGTAATTGCGTAGTCGAACTTATCCCCATCCACACCGTCATTCACCCGACAGGAAAGTTAGAATATGATCCCAGGCATCCGATTTTTCAGCAATTGCGGGAACTTTTTCTAGCATGA
- the ftsH3 gene encoding ATP-dependent zinc metalloprotease FtsH3, with the protein MNKRWRNAGLYALLFIVVIALGTAFFDKQPQSRETWRYSQFIQEVENNNVAKVSLSADRSTALVKSNQGTQFIVTLVNDPDLINTLTAKNVDISVLPQTDEGFWFKALSSLFFPVLLLVGLFFLLRRAQNGPGSQAMNFGKSKARVQMEPQTQVTFGDVAGIDQAKLELNEVVDFLKNADRFTAVGAKIPKGVLLVGPPGTGKTLLARAVAGEAGVPFFSISGSEFVEMFVGVGASRVRDLFEQAKSNAPCIVFIDEIDAVGRQRGAGLGGGNDEREQTLNQLLTEMDGFEGNTGIIIIAATNRPDVLDAALLRPGRFDRQVVVDRPDYAGRSEILKVHARGKTLAKDVDLDKIARRTPGFTGADLSNLLNEAAILAARRNLTEISMDEINDAIDRVLAGPEKKDRVMSEKRKTLVAYHEAGHALVGALMPDYDPVQKISIIPRGRAGGLTWFTPSEDRMDTGLYSRAYLENQMAVALGGRIAEEIIFGEEEVTTGASNDLQQVARVARQMITRFGMSDRLGPVALGRQQGNMFLGRDIMSERDFSEETAAAVDEEVRKLVDVAYARAKDVLVSNRHILDLIAQMLVDKETVDADELQEILANNDVKTAAFA; encoded by the coding sequence GTGAATAAAAGATGGAGAAATGCGGGGCTGTACGCGCTGCTTTTTATTGTTGTCATAGCTTTAGGAACAGCATTCTTTGACAAACAACCCCAAAGCAGAGAAACATGGCGTTACAGTCAGTTTATTCAAGAAGTTGAAAATAATAACGTTGCAAAAGTCAGTTTAAGTGCAGATCGGTCTACGGCTCTTGTGAAGTCGAATCAAGGAACCCAGTTTATAGTCACCTTGGTCAACGATCCAGACCTGATCAATACTCTCACCGCAAAAAACGTTGATATTTCTGTTTTGCCGCAAACCGATGAAGGATTTTGGTTTAAGGCACTCAGCAGCTTATTTTTCCCAGTATTGCTTTTAGTTGGCTTATTCTTTCTGCTGCGTCGTGCCCAAAATGGTCCGGGTAGCCAAGCAATGAACTTTGGTAAGTCTAAAGCCAGAGTGCAAATGGAGCCACAAACCCAAGTAACTTTTGGTGATGTTGCGGGTATTGACCAAGCGAAACTGGAATTAAACGAAGTTGTAGACTTTCTCAAAAACGCCGATCGCTTTACCGCCGTTGGTGCAAAAATTCCTAAAGGTGTGCTGTTAGTTGGTCCTCCCGGTACAGGTAAAACCTTACTAGCTCGTGCTGTAGCCGGGGAAGCGGGTGTTCCCTTCTTCTCCATCTCTGGTTCCGAGTTCGTAGAAATGTTCGTGGGTGTAGGTGCATCCCGCGTGCGTGACTTGTTCGAGCAAGCTAAATCTAATGCTCCGTGTATCGTCTTCATCGATGAAATTGATGCTGTAGGTCGTCAACGGGGTGCAGGTTTAGGTGGTGGTAACGATGAGCGCGAACAAACCCTCAACCAGTTGCTGACCGAAATGGACGGCTTTGAGGGCAACACCGGCATTATCATTATTGCTGCTACCAACCGTCCCGATGTATTGGATGCAGCATTGTTGCGTCCCGGTCGTTTCGACCGTCAAGTTGTCGTGGATCGTCCGGATTATGCTGGACGCAGTGAAATTCTCAAAGTTCATGCTCGTGGCAAAACTTTGGCAAAGGATGTGGACTTGGATAAAATTGCTCGTCGTACTCCTGGTTTCACCGGTGCGGATTTGTCCAACTTGTTGAATGAAGCGGCAATTTTGGCAGCACGACGCAATTTGACGGAAATTTCGATGGACGAAATCAACGACGCGATTGACCGCGTGTTGGCTGGTCCAGAGAAGAAAGACCGAGTAATGAGCGAAAAGCGCAAAACTTTGGTAGCCTATCACGAAGCAGGTCACGCTTTAGTTGGTGCTTTGATGCCAGATTATGACCCAGTACAAAAAATTAGCATTATTCCTCGCGGTCGTGCAGGTGGTTTAACTTGGTTTACCCCCAGCGAAGACCGGATGGACACTGGTTTATATAGCCGCGCTTATCTGGAAAATCAGATGGCTGTAGCTTTGGGTGGTCGGATTGCTGAAGAAATCATCTTTGGTGAAGAGGAAGTAACTACAGGTGCTTCTAACGACTTGCAACAGGTAGCGCGTGTTGCTCGGCAGATGATAACACGATTTGGTATGAGCGATCGCTTGGGTCCAGTTGCCCTTGGTCGTCAGCAAGGTAACATGTTCCTCGGTCGGGATATCATGTCAGAACGTGATTTCTCGGAAGAAACCGCTGCTGCCGTTGATGAAGAAGTCCGCAAACTTGTGGATGTAGCTTATGCTCGTGCTAAAGATGTCTTGGTTAGCAACCGTCACATTCTCGACCTCATCGCGCAAATGCTCGTTGATAAGGAAACTGTGGATGCTGATGAGTTACAAGAAATTCTCGCGAACAACGATGTAAAAACCGCTGCCTTTGCCTAA
- a CDS encoding Uma2 family endonuclease: MVEQLLINNDDYYVPDANQLVTEDDTPVDNFGSAKQQRLSVGSLYSSRQNQTFLAEANVGIYHTDGEPPIVPDIFLSLDVQVPQNWWEKQNRCYMVWRFGKPPEVAIEIVSNKEGDKLGRKLQIYEHMRVSYYIVYDPTQQLGQPLRIYELRGRRYFETTETWLEQVDLGLTLWEGEFEGRQDIWLRWCYKDGNILLTGDERAFEAEQRASEAEQRAQLLAERLRTMGVGPNSL, translated from the coding sequence ATGGTTGAGCAACTTTTAATCAATAATGATGATTACTACGTGCCAGATGCTAACCAGCTAGTCACTGAAGACGATACGCCTGTGGACAATTTTGGCTCTGCTAAACAACAACGACTCTCAGTCGGTTCTCTTTACAGTTCTCGACAAAATCAAACTTTTCTAGCCGAGGCTAATGTCGGCATTTATCATACAGACGGTGAGCCTCCCATTGTACCCGATATTTTCCTCAGCTTAGATGTACAAGTGCCTCAAAATTGGTGGGAAAAGCAAAATCGTTGTTACATGGTTTGGCGTTTTGGTAAACCCCCAGAAGTGGCAATTGAAATTGTCTCAAATAAAGAAGGTGATAAATTAGGGAGAAAACTACAAATTTATGAACACATGCGGGTGAGTTACTACATTGTATATGACCCCACTCAGCAATTAGGACAACCGCTACGCATTTATGAACTTAGAGGAAGGCGTTATTTTGAAACTACAGAAACTTGGTTAGAACAAGTTGATTTAGGTTTGACTCTCTGGGAAGGAGAATTTGAAGGTAGACAAGATATTTGGTTGCGTTGGTGTTACAAAGATGGGAATATTTTGCTAACTGGTGATGAACGCGCTTTTGAAGCTGAACAACGTGCTTCCGAAGCTGAACAACGTGCCCAATTACTAGCAGAAAGGCTGCGGACTATGGGCGTAGGTCCAAATAGCCTTTAG